Genomic DNA from Chanos chanos chromosome 6, fChaCha1.1, whole genome shotgun sequence:
ctgttGTTCTCTGCACTCTCCTGCCTGCTCCCCCATTCTTAGTTTTGACTGATAGATCTTCTCCTCAATTCTCCTGCTTTCCACTTTCAAAGTCCCATTGTGGAGTCCTATTGGTAAAGGAATGGTAGGGGAAATGCTGCAACTTGTAAGTATCTGAATGGGATGGCTGGAGTatcagtgaacagagagagagagagagagagagagagggagggagggaaactGAATTGTTGTGTTTGAGAGCTTGGCACATGAGGGGTAGAGGCCCTTGAAAAGGGGAATTCATTGAAATTTAGCCTGACTGAATGGACAGTCTAGTTTGTGAATCTAGGGCAATTTAGTACCGGGCGGTGTTTCAATGCCTGTCTCTCATTGGCAAGCAGAGAACTCACTTAGGAAACAGACAGGGGAATGTCTAACATCAGTGAACTGCAAGCATCCTTTATTGATGTGTACTGGATAACATTTGTAAACTGGACGTTGTTTTAAGATAAGGAAGGAATCTGACCTTATTCGGCTCTGGATAAAGTCAACAGGtgcaacaaaaaataaacatataggACCTACTTGTATTGCATAATCATTCGAGCGTGGAAGTTTTGACGTAAGTCTTACCATGGAGGCGAGGACAGGAAGGAAGAGTGTGGCAGTCGCCACGTTGCTCGTACACTCGGTAAATGTGGCGATGAGGAGGCATAAAATAATGGCTATGGCCCAGGGTGGGATGGTGTGCAAGGGTGTCAGCTGGTTACCCAGCCATTCAGACAGACCTgagtcctacacacacacacacacacacaaacacacacacacacacacacacacacatatgcacgtgcgtgcgcacacacgcacatacacatgcacacaaaacatgTAGGGTGAGTGTCAATTGAACACAAATGTTGTCATGCTCTGATTTGATGAATGAAGTGCTGTTAACTCTACCTCACTTCCTTTGGCCAAAGCAAAACCTCCCCCTAATAGCAGCACTACGTTCCATGGCATTTTCTTGTGAGTAACCTTCCAGGTGAGTAGAGCTGGTGTTTTGGCAGCAGGAGGCTGGGGCTCTGTTGCAGACAAAAAGTTGGAAATTATTATGACACACGCCGGCAATCGGAGCAGTCTGTAAAGCTGATACTGATGTAATACTTGGTGTGTACACatattatttttcatcaaaGAAAATTTTTCATTAAATGCCCAGTTGAGCATTAAACGTGTATCTTACCTAAATCTACACTCTGACGATGCCAGAGACAGAGTTTTGGTGGTTTggaaggcaatatgaaaaggaGAACAGCAATAAAAACCGCCACTGTGGCATCTGTCACATACCTAAAGGTGTGAGAATTGACAATTAAAATCCTAAAAATCgtcatatttttctttctatccCCCATATCTGTGATCAGATAAAGTCAATACAAGACGTTGTATACACTGGGGTTAGTTTTATTGCcctaattttcatttaaattttgcTTAGTCATAGAACATGCTGTCTGTAATTTTTGCTTGGTCTACAGTTTGGAGAAATGTaccacaaaacagcaggggTTTAAGACATACTCTTCATTTGAGTTGAATATATATGTAGCCCAGCCCGCCATGAAACCAGGGTCTCTGGTGAACCACAAGACCACAAGCAGAACAAAGAGGGCCAAGACACTCAGCTCTCCAAAGCACATGGGCCCCAGCAGACGATGCTGCTCCCGGATCACGTTGTAAGCGGCTAGgtccttctctgtctttatcgAACCGCAACCCCAAGTCTTCCTGAGgctggggtaaaaaaaaaaaaaaaagaatgtgtttgaggtgtgtgatgtAGGAATATGAGGAATGAGAGATttggtgggagaaaaaaaagaaaaagaaacacaagcgGAATACTCACTTGAATCCCATGAAAACGAACTGAAGCCAGAGCCAAGACAGTGCCAACATGATGATCATGTTCGGAAAGGCGAAGCCAAACCAAGAGGCAAAGTTAATGACATCATCGTTTTCAGGAAACAACCTAtgcaataaagaaagaaagaaagaaaatagtaaaaacaaacagctatTTATACAAGTCCTGTTGAAATAATCAAAGCTGTGTGGATTTGTATGACATTATTTTCTTCCTTTGAATAATACCCACTGGCTCATTTGACCTTTGAGGACCAGGTTGGGCCCAGTGCCTGTGAGAGTAGCCGTCCCTCCAATGCTGGcagcgtagcacacacacagagtcaatcCCTTACAGATCTGCCTTTTCTCCTGAGCTTCCTGGCATCTCGCAGCCTCCACAGAGACATCTAAGCCGTTCACCACCactagggagagagaaacagagacagggagagagggggcgcgagagagagcgagagagagagacagggagagaagagagaagcttAAGGGACAGACGTGAAGAACTATGGCGCTCAGAAAAATCTCATCTCTAACACAtctgaaatacatttaaagTTGAGCGACACATCTCCCAGCCTGACTCCCATTCATGTTCTTCACGGAAGGTACGGTATGTGGTCTCACTGTTTACCTTGGGCCTCTTTTTCATTGCCTGACTGCGAGGTGTACTCGGCCTCTGGTGTTTGACTCTTGTCCTCCTTGCTGTGGATCTCAGGAATCTCTGCCTCATCACTGTTCAGCTGTTCCAGCACAGCCTGAACAATTGGTACCATCATGGCAGTGGTGGCAGTGTTACTGATCCACATGGACAGAAAAGCAGTCACTCCCATAAAGCCGAGCATGAGGCTGTGGtcagaacagagaggagcacCGGTCTGAGAGCCACGCAGATGAAGCACACGCACATTATCACAAAAGGGTTGATTTTGAAGGGAAAACGCATCGGGGAAAATGAGATGTAAGGTCAAGTAACGCAATGTGTACACTCAGGCTTGGGTCAAAGTAACATCAAAGGCTGTGTATTACTCGATTTGTGCGGTTTATCAGCATTTATTTTTCCATATGTGTGGCCTTACGTGACCAAAGTCTGACTAGCGCAGATACTCACAGAGCTGGCCGCACACCAACCATTAGCAAAACCCTGAGAGCTATTCGCTTGTGTAAGTTCCAGTGTTCTACCGCCACAGCAAACATGAGTCCACCCACAAACAGCATGTTGGTGTCCTTCAGATACTGCATGCACACCTTGGTACATCAAGAGAATGGAATAATACAGACCTTTAAAAGTGCATCTATTATTTTCCCTCTACTAATTTTAATCTGTTATATTGTTAATTTGACTATTTTTTAACTGTTCAGTTGCAGCTGTACGCACTGTAATGCAAACATCCACATCATATTTTTTACTACATTTTTTCACTGGGTTAAATGAACTTCTTTTTAGTACTTGTCTAAAAGGGAACTgcaaaaattaataaattaaaaactgtaaGTTGGTTTATAAGAGACATACAGTTTCAAATAACTAAAATGTGAACATATTGAGCATTTTTGTGGACAAACATGTGCTCATTTGAAagcatttgtgagtgtgtctgtagctgttcaATGGGTAGTCGTATTCCTATGGCGTTATAAGACCCAGTAAGGCAATCTATTGTAAAGACTTGTATATAGTAAAGCACTATGTTTAGTAAGCAAGTATACACTAAAAGCCTGCAGACCCGACTCACTGCAGAACTTTGTTCAGTGGTTTGTTTCTAGGATTAAACCTATCACAGCACCTCAAACAGCTGTAatttttaacccactgtttaTTTGTCATGTGATAAACAGAAAATCCAAtcatctgtttttcaaaacCAATAATGGAAATCCACCCAAATCAATGAATAAATGGGAGAGGTGGGGTGGACGAGGGCCAAACAGGAGCAAGAGTCATACTATGTTTAGGGAATAATTAATTTATGTCCTAAGGATCATTTATAAAAGATTAAATATAAAACGTTGACAACTCCAAACCGTTCAAAGTGCAGTGTCTCACGCACGTGTTTTCCCCAACATCGATCAATAATGACCCAAagagggttttgttttcttttttacagcaTTCTGTAGAGTGGGGTGCGTACCTCTTTGGACGGCATGATCCCAAACAGGGGGAAGAGAATAACAGGTAGTAAGGCTGTGATAGCCAGTGGAAGGGCCTCTGTGCACCAATACACAGCCATCAGAGCAATCACATACGCACAGTTGGCCTCCTGGTATGGGACAACAGAACATAGTCATAAAATCTCAACAAAACTCAgcacagaaaaaaggaagaagaggcatttttgaaagaaaatactaaaaaaaaaaaaaaaaagtttcacagaCAATAAAACTGCATAACTGGTCCAGGAATGAATTTTGAGAAATCCCTTTTTAATGGAATTCTTGGAGAAGAGGAAAATAGCATGCTGCAACGCGATTGTAAACATTACTAGCTGTGTTTGGAGTAAAGTTTGATCTTCATGGTATGTCAAGACATGTATTGATAACCATAAAGGTTTTCAGACAGTGTGTATCGTAAATCCGACTTCTAACTGTCCCAACTCTCAGCTTTCTAGATAATACTGGTTTAAGGACAATGAAAGGGTTTAAACATACATTTCCCACGATTGCGCACTGACATAAAACAACTGGTTAAAAGGTTAAAACAACATGTGTGAAGCCTGAACCATGGTTACACGACAACACGCCAACGCCAGGGCATCGTCACATTCCCATGTAAATTACAACACTCTACAACAGATCTCATGTTTAAGATATAAAACAGGtgcagaggtaaaaaaaacaaaaaaaaaaaacccaaaacgctCCATGAAGTAGGTTTCTGCATATGTTTGTTTCAATAATAAGATGTTTAGTAATGGAAACTGTGTTATACTCAAGATTTTAAAAACCTTTAATACAGCTTACGATGTCTCAGTGGTAGGGACTGAATCCGCTATAAGGCACCAAACTGATTGTAGCATTCTTTCAGTTAAGAcagatcaaatcaaatcaaaatttaCATACCGATGTGCCGATGACCAGTGGCAAAGGGAGAAATACTAAAGGTGTCAGGAAAATAATTAAGCCATCTTTCAAGTTCCACAGGACTCTCAGTAAGGGTGACATCTTTCACATCAACTGCAAAGAAAACTTGCGAGAGAAACTAGCGCGGTTGGACAAGTCCTTATACAGGGTGGGGGAGAGAcggagcgagagaaagaggcagagagagagagagagagagatctttagAGTTTGGAAGAAGGATTGTGATGTTAATTACACAATCAAACGTGTTTGCTCAGCTTACAGCGTTATgctcttacacgcacacactttcaaTGAGTGCATTTTCACAGTCTTCTTCGGATCAGCATATTGCCTAATTTCAGAGATAAAATTGCCAGTGACGGTACTATTGCACATCGGAAAAATAGGCTTTTTCGGGGGATTGAAGGGTTGGGTGAGGGTTTGGATGCTTGTGTCATAGCAATTTCTCTCTTAATCATCAGTTTTTCTTTCCCAATCATCAGTGTGAATGAATATTAAGTGGTTACAGTCTggaaatcaaaataaagaaGTAAAATATTCTTTAATAGGACGCACAAAACAAGtgccaacacaaacacttgcaCAAAACACGTGAAAAATTGGCAAAAATGCACTCATAGGATTTGCCTGTACCGATCAAGGAAATCACATTTCTTAGCAATCCTGGGATTCCAATTCCATTGAACGGACAGTTAAGAGAACGTGTATATTCCGTAATCTGGTGCCCTCTCTTGGTTAAAGAGTAGCCAAACAGTGCAGACTACTTAGTTCGCTTTCTGCATGCTTAAACAGGACAGAGAATGTGTTAAATACGCATCCATCAGCATTtaacatatattttatatttccgTGTTATAGATTTCATTCTCATAACACATACTGGAATAATTTACGTTATGCAAAACAGTGACCCCAGACTCCGTCGTGAATGTGTAGCttatttaatgaatgaaatggtTAGTGCGTGAAAGgcctatttttttcccctagcgCACAGGCACAAGAAATTCTAACGCTCAAGCAGAAGGCGTAAACTTGCTCAGTGAACATCCGCAATCATTGAAAAAACAGTActtgtgttgttattattattatttttatttttattattattaccattattattattattattattattattattattatatatctttaattgttgttgttgttattgttgttgttgtccttgttcatctttttgttgttcttgttgttgtcgACGTTATTACTGCCATCCTTCTTTGTCGCAGAACTATTCAACAGTTTTATGAAAGCGAAACTGTTAAATATAACTGGACGTAAAAACTGCCTCAGGATATCAAAAAAGTCTCCTCGGAAAACATTGTCGACAAAATTCACAGATTTTCTCAAACAATTTTGATTTTGTCACATGATAGGAAATAAATTTCCCGTTTGGGGAACAGTATACGCGCGCGTAAAATCACTGATGTCtaatatatatgtagatattACTACGTGATATGTTCGGACTTTGACCAGTCACTTTGTTAGCAAGATCTTATAACCTGCACAAACTTGCATCCTCTTGCGCACGTAGAGCGGTGTAAGTCACGTGAGTTTCCTGACATAGCATCATGGCTGCCATCAGAACAAAATACAGTTGACTTCCCTTTCCCTGAAGTCCTTTCCTGATCAGTTTTATGCGCTTTTACTTTCAGTGCGGGATCTCCGTATTTGGattcatttttatacatttatgCATCCTGAAAAACATGGAGGTTGGCGTTGAGTGAGTAACTGTTCTGTGCAAAGACCAAAGATAACGCTAGAGAGAACTCCTAGCTAGCAAGTTAGctagttagtttttttttctaactatACCTTAGATGTTATTCATTCGTGTTGAGCTCTTAGTGAATTGTTGTACAATAACATTGGTTACGTCTGTCAATCATGTTATCTGTTTAACCTGCTCAAGACATATATCATGTATCATTGTCAGAAGTATGATTTGTTTACTGTCACCACTCTTAGCCAGTAAAGCCTATTAAAGACAGTTGTCACGCTTCACTTGGCTGAAAACTTCCTTATTCCCCCCATCTTCGGATGCTTTTTCAGTCGTGTGGCCAATAGGTGGTTTTGAAGTTACGCATAGGTCAGTCTATGTGTTGATATGATGTTGAGTTCTAACGAGTTGCAGTTGTTCCCTTCGAGCGCCATTGAGTTATAGAAACATTGTTactatttttgttctttctccctcctgaTTCACGTGGTGCATGTCAGTTGATTATATAACGTTTTAGCCGCAGGCACACTAGTTCTGTTACCTTAGTTAAAGCTTTATCAAGATGGTCAGTTATTCAAAGCTATCCTTTCTACATTTAGTTAAGAATGTCTTGTTGCTTTTGCTCGCAGCGTTCAGATTACGACGTCTTTATGTTGTAATTAATAAACTGAGGTGCGTCAGAACGGAAttgtattattttcattctgCAAACACCATGTGATGGTGGCAGAAGTGAACATtaacaacagtttgtttgtgttttcatatgtgttttcagaaaaagtGGATGATTGCAAATTGAACCTTTGCCGAATTGCCATCCAACCTCCCATGGGGGTGTAAGAGAACCTTAAGGTTCCTCTCATGAAAGGGTCGAGTGAAACCTCTGGATCTTGACCGTGAGTCACTTTAGTCAAAGCCTGAAAAGGTGCCATGGAGTGGCTAACATTAGCTTTGGAGAGGGACCTGGGAATAGACCAGCGACAGACTGGAGCTGGACCACGACCTCATGAAGTGGTAGCCCTAGTCCCAACCCGGTGGCTGAtggggctgagagagaggaaagttaCTCGCTGTGCAAGATATGATGGTGTCGGCGAGGGAGAAATTCGGACGTTCCTTCAGCGCTCTCAGGTTAAGTTGCCTCCTGGTTGGACTCGTGTATGCATCCAGGGTTTGAGGAAAAACAGGTTGGCATACCATCTGGCTAGAGAGTCCGGGAGCCCAGGGGAGGGACTGTCCCAGGCCTCCTTCATGAGAATGATGCAGGTTGTATCTCAGTGCAATAACAGGTAAGGCATTTTGTGCAGATCTTGGTTGAAACACAGTACACTGTCAGAGTTTGACGAATGATTAGTTTATTTGGTTGTACTCTTAGCTGGCTTTAAATAAGGTCTTCCTGCCAAGACTTTTATTTGAATGTGTACATTGTTCCATAAGCATTGCAGTGTTCTAAGAATCATAGTTACCCTGGATTTTTAGGTATGGAAATTTAATAGCCCAAACTCAAAAGGTTATCCTAAATTTTGGTGATTCTCTGGTTTGTTAAGTCATAGAAAGGTTAAATTAAACAGACATTTATTAGAAGGTGCTGAAGAGAAATTTTAGACATAACAGGGAAAAGACTGGTAACTGTCTGAAGGTTTAAAGTGATAATGATGACTGCAGTAAGCATATTGTAAGTTTTCATTGGAACACATGTAattgcaaaacattttcagttgtcCTGTGACTCTACTATGGTTGTCTACAGCTTATTTTTTAGTTTGTGTAAATTGTTTCTTGCTACCTAAATGTACTGAAATAACACATTATTTTTGGAGCATGGATGTAAGAAAATATATAATTGATAGGGCAGAAAAAGCAATTTCAACTGTTTTATATCAAGTTTCTGTTCGTTTTCAAGCTCACTTATGATTTTGTTACAGGAATCTTTGGCATGAGGCTTACCTTAAATATGTACAGCCTTATGCAGGGGCCATAGAACAAACACCGGTGCTAGCTCTTGATGCTGTTCGCCACGCCTTGCAGAAGCTCTTTGGCACCACTTTCATGTCCACTGACCGAGCATCACCATCCCTTTCCCCAGCCagggataaagagaaagaaagcactTTCCCACCCATCAACTCAGCTCCCAAACAGAACATGGATAGTCTCTGTCCAAATGTGGTGCCTGCTGAATGTTTGCTGGAATCAGGGGAAGTGTTGTATGTTGTTCTCCCGTACACGCAGTACTCTCTTCATGACATTGTTACCTACAGCCCAGCTAAGCTTGCCAACAGCAATGCCAAAGTATTGTTCATTCTGTACCAGCTCCTGACAGCAATGCACGCATGTCAGGAATCAGGACTATCTTGTGGAGAGCTCTCCTTGCAGGATGTAGCAGTGGATGAACAGCTCTGCAGTCGCCTGAAGGTCAATCTGGCTCATTATGAGGATTTAGGGGAGGACAGAGCAGTAGTGAGTAACATGACAGGGGAACAAGTGCCAAGAAGTATTAGAGGGAAAGACATTTCAGGTATTAGCAGAGACCACAACGGACCACTTTGCAAGGATTGTCGCAGTGAGCTCAAGTGTCTGGTTTTGGACTGGGTTCATGGTCGAGTTAGTAACTTTCGCTACCTGATGGAATTAAACCGTTTGGCTGGAAGACGGGAAGGAGACCCCAACTATCACCCAGTTTTACCCTGGGTGGTGGACTTCACCGTGCCGTATGGGAGGTTCCGTGATCTCAAAAAGTCCAAGTTTCGTCTGAATAAAGGTGACAAACAACTGGATTTCACATATGAAATGACCAAAGAGGCTCTTGCAGTTGCTAATGGAGGTGCGGGAAACAATTTTGCAGCAGACCTCAGTGGACCTGTTGGTGCTGGTGGGTCAGGGCCGTCAGATCACCTCCATGTTCCGCATCATATCTCGGACGTGTTGTCTGACATCACCTATTATGTCTACAAGGCTAGACAAACTCCAAAATCTGTACTATGTAGCCACGTTCGTTCCCAGTGGGAACCTAATGAATACCCAGCTAGCATGGAACGCATTCAGAGTTGGACTCCAGATGAATGCATACCAGAATTCTACACAGATCCTTCCATATTTCGCTCTATTCACCCAGACATGCCTGACCTGGATATACCCTCTTGGTGTAACTCCTATGAGGATTTTGTGGCAGCGCATAGGCGCCTCCTAGAGAGCCGTGAGGTGTCTCAGCAGCTACACCACTGGATTGACTTGACATTTGGCTATAAGCTTTCAGGTAAAGAAGCTATTAAGGCAAAGAATGTGTGCTTACACTTGGTGGATAACCACACCCATTTAACCAGCTATGGAGTGGTTCAACTCTTTGACCAGCCCCATCCGCCCCGGCTTGCACCATATCAGTATTCCCCACCTGAGCCCCCGTCCGTGGGTCCTATGAGCGTGTCCTCTTGGCAAAGTCCACCACTTGAAGCTATAATGGAAGGTGTGGATGGAATGGTTCAGGAGGCAACTGGATGTGAATCTAGTGGCTGGACAGTGCTTGACAGGGATGAAGAACTTGAGCAGGGCATGGAGGCTTTGGACTCATTAGGTGCTTCTAATGTGGTTCCAGCCACAATATCCTCCTCTATCCCATTGCCCACAGCTAGCACTGCAGGAGGGAAGACCAGTGGGGAGCACCCAACTTTAACTGTGTCGCCATCCTCTGGATCTTTCCCAGGTGAAGGATCTGTTAGTGCTGCAAATGCCCTGGGACCAGGAATAAGAAATTCCATGCTACAGAGAGGAGGCCCTGCCAACAAAAAACATGGTGAAGGTAGTCTTAGTACTTCCTCCACAGAGCACTTCAAGATAAACTTGCCAGATGGATTCTTTCTGTTACAACCACTGGAAGAACTGGAGAAGCTTAATAACTTCTTGGTGAAGGGCTTACATGCTGAAATTCAGCAAACAGCGTCAAGTGACAAGGACAGTAAAGAATCAGGAGCATTACAAAGAGCAACTCTATCTTTCACAGATCTCTTTCAGAGAGACATGCAAGCCTTGGGAATCCTCATTGCGGAGATTTTTATCTCCTCTAAAATGCGTGGTGTAAAACTAGGTGCGCCTCTAAATGACCGCTTTCAGACAGTTATGAAGCTTTGCTCTGCCAATTTCCGTGATATTCCACTACCACTCCACCACGCTCTAGAGACCCTCCTTCGGTTCCACAAGCACTCCTCTACTACATCAGATATAACAACAGTGCACGGCCTCCCTCCACCATTAATTTTCAAATACGACCCAATATACGAGGGCCTTCCGCCTCCAAGTCCTTGGCAACTGCTGAGTACCaccctttctccttttccattTCCAGCATATTTCCCTACACTGCATCGCTTTATTTTCTGTTACCACTCTAAGATGGAGTCCATTAGCAGCATTCAGGGTCGTGACATCATTTTCCATTTGTGGCAGCAACTAGAGACACTTTTGCAGGATGACATCACCATGGAAGGGCTGGAGATTCTTCTACCTTTTGTACTTGCTTTAATGCGAGATGAGACCACTGCGGTGTACGCTGCCTGGTACCTGTTTGAACCAATCTCCAGAGTCCTTGGGCCACGCAATGCCTCTAAATACTTACTTAAGCCCCTAGTCAATGTGTATGAAAACCCCTGCTGCCTTCGTGGACGTTTCTACCTCTACACAGACTGCTTTGTCTTGCAGCTTATTGTACGGCTTGGCTTACAGGCTTTCCTCTCCAGCCTTTTACCACACGTGCTACAAGTCATCACTGGCTTCGAGAGCTGCAACACAGGCACAGGGTCTGAATGGGAGGGCCTCAAAGTCCTAAGGGGTGGTACCAGCGGCttgggagaagaggaagaggacttTGAGTGTGGAAATGGTGGACCGTCTTCGGTGACAACAAGTGGTaaggttggaggaggtggtggtggtggtagtggagGTGTGGGGGTTGTTGCTGAACCAGGACTACTGGATTACTCTTCAGGTATCAGTCTTAATGACCAAGTGTTTCTGTCTGATGCCGAGGACTTCCAGAGTGGTTTCTATGTGAACAATGGAACATCTGGAGTTGGGAAGCAACAGAACCAAAACTCAGCAAGCAAAGACCAAGACCAGGAATCTCTCAGTGTCGGGAAACTGAGTGACAAGAGCAGTGCCAGTGAAGTTTCTATTGGAGATGGAGACTCAACCAAGGACCGGGCTAGTTTAAGGTCTGCTGACAGCAGCCAGGACCTAAAGCAGGCCAGTGATGGTGAAGATGGAGGGGAactggaggatgaggaagaaaCTGTGGAGAACAAGGAGAGCACAGTGCACAGAGCCCCAAGTCTTGAGCTTACTCTGTCTGGCTGCACAGAGGAGTCAGAGGCCACTGTGACCACGCTTGAAGGGGATTTCTTAAATGGAATTGAGCAAGGGGAAGCAGAG
This window encodes:
- the wdr81 gene encoding WD repeat-containing protein 81 isoform X1: MEWLTLALERDLGIDQRQTGAGPRPHEVVALVPTRWLMGLRERKVTRCARYDGVGEGEIRTFLQRSQVKLPPGWTRVCIQGLRKNRLAYHLARESGSPGEGLSQASFMRMMQVVSQCNNRNLWHEAYLKYVQPYAGAIEQTPVLALDAVRHALQKLFGTTFMSTDRASPSLSPARDKEKESTFPPINSAPKQNMDSLCPNVVPAECLLESGEVLYVVLPYTQYSLHDIVTYSPAKLANSNAKVLFILYQLLTAMHACQESGLSCGELSLQDVAVDEQLCSRLKVNLAHYEDLGEDRAVVSNMTGEQVPRSIRGKDISGISRDHNGPLCKDCRSELKCLVLDWVHGRVSNFRYLMELNRLAGRREGDPNYHPVLPWVVDFTVPYGRFRDLKKSKFRLNKGDKQLDFTYEMTKEALAVANGGAGNNFAADLSGPVGAGGSGPSDHLHVPHHISDVLSDITYYVYKARQTPKSVLCSHVRSQWEPNEYPASMERIQSWTPDECIPEFYTDPSIFRSIHPDMPDLDIPSWCNSYEDFVAAHRRLLESREVSQQLHHWIDLTFGYKLSGKEAIKAKNVCLHLVDNHTHLTSYGVVQLFDQPHPPRLAPYQYSPPEPPSVGPMSVSSWQSPPLEAIMEGVDGMVQEATGCESSGWTVLDRDEELEQGMEALDSLGASNVVPATISSSIPLPTASTAGGKTSGEHPTLTVSPSSGSFPGEGSVSAANALGPGIRNSMLQRGGPANKKHGEGSLSTSSTEHFKINLPDGFFLLQPLEELEKLNNFLVKGLHAEIQQTASSDKDSKESGALQRATLSFTDLFQRDMQALGILIAEIFISSKMRGVKLGAPLNDRFQTVMKLCSANFRDIPLPLHHALETLLRFHKHSSTTSDITTVHGLPPPLIFKYDPIYEGLPPPSPWQLLSTTLSPFPFPAYFPTLHRFIFCYHSKMESISSIQGRDIIFHLWQQLETLLQDDITMEGLEILLPFVLALMRDETTAVYAAWYLFEPISRVLGPRNASKYLLKPLVNVYENPCCLRGRFYLYTDCFVLQLIVRLGLQAFLSSLLPHVLQVITGFESCNTGTGSEWEGLKVLRGGTSGLGEEEEDFECGNGGPSSVTTSGKVGGGGGGGSGGVGVVAEPGLLDYSSGISLNDQVFLSDAEDFQSGFYVNNGTSGVGKQQNQNSASKDQDQESLSVGKLSDKSSASEVSIGDGDSTKDRASLRSADSSQDLKQASDGEDGGELEDEEETVENKESTVHRAPSLELTLSGCTEESEATVTTLEGDFLNGIEQGEAEKDEHDPSENSAEKEHKILLDTVCKTVRWLSAKLGPTVTSRYIARNLLRLLTTCYVGPDKHQFVPSATEESSLESVGSVYEKKPVVGDQTARPVLDCLIYIAHLYGEPVLTYQYLPYIGYLVSPPSSCRLNTRKEAGLLGAVVLMQKIIVFLSDTTLMDMLMKINQDVLLPLLDLLTSSKMGFPSGEQTRSAVSLKTLSLMALICLRIGREMVQQHMADTLQRFFQVFSLLHSLQNQVNSAPRRVVGDCTYLDVFTPEGTEITCELGVLEELQAVFNPEMAYASYIPFYCLIGDSAIRKLVPNHELVWGLAQSYHERVSPVSPEPNPSAGDRNDPSTSSVGHSPGMGRQLGRSPFPAPSSTSTPLGGDVLPESSTFGSHLVGNRIQVARDTESGGSPNLTSLETWGRSHPTHAPPTSIATSTFTSASAGPSFSLSSSSWVLGPTPEDSALKQELPRSERSLQGNWLAYWQYEIGLNQHSHFHFHQIRLQSFLGHSGTAKCLAPLAGEDYFLSGSKDKTVKLWSLYNRGDGTREVEPRLTYVNHRKSVFYVGQLEALQQVVSCDGTVQLWDQFTGKQIRSYDALDGKNPITAVSTMPAPHYSVVFGSADSVLRFIDPRQPGLQHEFRLANSNINAGLIRCLAISPGGRTVAAGFSSGFIMLLDARTGLVLRGWHAHEGDILQMKAAEGNLLISSSSDHTMTVWKELEHKHLHQYRTPSDPIHTFDLYAAQIVAGTVGNKIGVYSMMDISANPASCTKLSSENFRGTLTSLAVLPTKRLLLLGSENGAIRLLA